In the genome of Raphanus sativus cultivar WK10039 unplaced genomic scaffold, ASM80110v3 Scaffold0124, whole genome shotgun sequence, the window agtgacaagaaccagggaggatccttccttgactctgtgaaggaggctcttgacgaaggaggctctgctcctgctaaaggtgttggctcttcggagcctaaggttcaggaagttggcATTCCCTCCGAGGTCCCGATGACTGAGGCCGATCCTCAAATGGCGAGGGATCCTCCAGAGTTTGAGCCcccgaggagcaagaggtcccgaactgaccaggttgacagaccttcgaggtcttcctcctcctcctccagaggaggaaccgttggctggaactttgctcattcgaagcATGGGTCGGTTTTGGACGatccgtggggtttggctactctgatgaggcatatgaagagtcccgggtgttccctcccctcgatctccaatctcacgcacaaggatgagtacgtcgatattgctcatcacatgggtcaggtatgaagtcTATTTCAtcttttaactttttctttGGACGATTTTTACTAAATCGTTTTCCGTTTTCTGTAGCTGGCTGGTGCTATcaacagggctcagttcaaaTTTGAGGATGCTGTACACAATGCTCCCAGTGCCGAGGAGTTAGCCCAGGTCACTGAATtggtcaaggccaacaagactgaacttaatcagactcgggctctgatctcggatctccaagctgaggtaaagagacttggctccaagtgtgatgctcagcaagggacgatcgagagccagctgattgacctccaggtgaaaaataggaagattggggagttggatgctgctcggaagatagccgagtatcaagtcaaggagctgattgCCACATCTcagagcagccagaagaacaaggaagctgaggtcaggctagccgtccggagaggaaaaAAGTAGGTAGCCGAAGCCTACAACAAAATTCTGgttgttgtcaaggagaagttctccaagaagaaggacgaagtcgacctcctggttcatgctcaagagattcaagccaacaccgagctcctgaaagacatgctggatggcgagattaagagtactcaagatgagtatgatcgcttggtggcaataatgccggaagctgttgcggcatacgagaaggctcaggtctcggacttctcgatcggcaagctccctcttccccaactctctgagagctcaggtacttttgaggttaatatgtttaatctctccttttctggagagtttggttctaatttgggattggtgggttcttgctcagccccagtcgaaaccgcctctggaggtaatgacaaggagatggaggaggaggtccctgaggaggaagatccagctggtaagggagctgagaagagctcggatgacaaggaagtctaagagctgaggctctttcatgttttctaggatttctgcccgatgggctttgtttcatttgtttctaagacttatagcctgaggaggcttttaaacctttatctgtttACACTTCGAATctttgttagcctggggaggcttttaaaccctggtttaatttcaaacttggttttcgtttcattttgagtttttggctttAGTCATAAAATATGACAACTTGATCATGATCGAATTTTatgataagtctggaagactttggtcgtttttagttccttaagaggaattcttggagtATCGGGATTAGCtcaaggtttttaggaacctaagtttaatctggacaccttaggtgggggttctcgggaacctgaatttgtttgtgggattttaagacccgttgagacttgcttaggattttaggACCTATTGAGATttgctaaggattttaagacctttgtgatttgatgaggattttaagaccttggagttttgataaggattttaagaccttggagatttgataaggattttaagaccttgga includes:
- the LOC130501211 gene encoding uncharacterized protein LOC130501211; its protein translation is MRHMKSPGCSLPSISNLTHKDEYVDIAHHMGQLAGAINRAQFKFEDAVHNAPSAEELAQVTELVKANKTELNQTRALISDLQAEVKRLGSKCDAQQGTIESQLIDLQVKNRKIGELDAARKIAEYQVKELIATSQSSQKNKEAEVRLAVRRGKK